The region TGGTCCATGAATTTCCAACAGACACAAACCAGCCATGAAGTCCAGGTTTCTTTTCCTAACCAACACGTCGCCGTCACTTGCCAATGTACCCAGGGAGAATTTAACCCGAACATTAACTGGCTTGAAAAACTAAACTACCGCGTTGACGCCTCAAACGGGGAATCAAGTATTGATGACTGTTTCCAATCAGGCTTTTTCGAAGTTAATGTTCCAGTTGGCGAGAGCAAATTTGCAGTTGTAGCCGCAGTAAATCAACCCGAAGAGGTTTCTGATTTAGAATTTGACATAATTGAGTCTTCCTTTAAACGTGAAGTGAAACGGCAGACTGATTTGCTGGATGCCTTTTACAATTTTAACTCCTCTATTCCCGAAAGTGACTGGTTAAGCTGGATTGTACTGGCAGCCGACTCTTTTGTGGTGCAAAATGAGTTTGGCGAAAAATCTATTATTGCGGGTTATCACTGGTTTGAACCTTGGGGCAGAGACACTTTCATTTCAATGCCAGGTCTGCTACTGGTGCGAGGTAGATTCTGTGATGCAAGAGAGGTATTGCAGACTTTTAGCAATTACCTAAACGAGGGGTTGATTCCAAATTTTGTCGCTGACCACTCAGGACAAGCAGGATACAATACTGTGGATGCAACCTTGTGGTTTGTTAATTCAGTGTGGCAGTATCTTAAGTACACGGCGGACACAGCGTTTGTGCAGGATAAATTATGGGGTAAACTTCAAAGCATAATTGATTGGCACCAGAAAGGTACAATGTATGAAATCCGTGTGGATTCGGATGGATTGCTGATGCATGGTTCACGGTTAACATGGATGGACGCCATGGTTGGAGGCAACGCGATTACTGCCCGAGAAGGTAAAGCAGTTGAAATCCAAGCCCTCTGGTACAACACCCTACAAATCATGCATGCCTTAGCCGAAAAATTCAAAGAAAAAGAGCTTCAAGAAAAATACGCTGAAATGGCAAACAAAGCCTCCCAAAGCTTCAACAGCAAATTCTGGAATCCTAACTTTAACTGCCTCTTTGACGTCTACGCCTCAGATGGTGCCGATCCCTCTCTTCGCCCCAACCAAATTTTTGCCGTGTCCCTCGATTTTTGTATGCTGGATAAGGAGCGGTGCAGGCATGTTGTTGAGGTAGTGCAGAGTGGTCTTTTTACGCCTTACGGTTTGAGGACGCTTTCGTTTGATGACCCAAAATTTGTGGGTATGTGCGCTGGAGAACGAC is a window of Candidatus Bathyarchaeota archaeon DNA encoding:
- a CDS encoding glycogen debranching enzyme N-terminal domain-containing protein, whose product is MKLPSITLTQAQISRIEESIQKEWLITNGIGGYASCTVPAVNTRKYHGLLTAALNPPGNRTVCLSKLDEDLIFGNQVYRLGSNDFGDTIYPEGFTLLSQFSLSPFPKYTFDVGGVKLEKTIFMPQGKNVVHVIYHILNSSQQEGKLLLYPLMSCRYFHNVASKHDWSMNFQQTQTSHEVQVSFPNQHVAVTCQCTQGEFNPNINWLEKLNYRVDASNGESSIDDCFQSGFFEVNVPVGESKFAVVAAVNQPEEVSDLEFDIIESSFKREVKRQTDLLDAFYNFNSSIPESDWLSWIVLAADSFVVQNEFGEKSIIAGYHWFEPWGRDTFISMPGLLLVRGRFCDAREVLQTFSNYLNEGLIPNFVADHSGQAGYNTVDATLWFVNSVWQYLKYTADTAFVQDKLWGKLQSIIDWHQKGTMYEIRVDSDGLLMHGSRLTWMDAMVGGNAITAREGKAVEIQALWYNTLQIMHALAEKFKEKELQEKYAEMANKASQSFNSKFWNPNFNCLFDVYASDGADPSLRPNQIFAVSLDFCMLDKERCRHVVEVVQSGLFTPYGLRTLSFDDPKFVGMCAGERHNRDKAYHNGTIWPWLLGPFITANLKVNNYSPESRAFASKNFVEPLFQGAVAQSGLGSVNEIYDCESPNTPRGCISQAWSVAEPLRAYIEDVLMIRPKFEKQFLDV